In the genome of Raphanus sativus cultivar WK10039 chromosome 9, ASM80110v3, whole genome shotgun sequence, the window TCTGGAAGTctacatttataattttatcaaacataaaattattgttcgctaattttgtaaatgtattatttttgcaGGTAATGGTTAATTTGCCTGTTGTGTATGGAGAATGGGTGGTGAAAGGCTCTTTGTGGGAGTTTGTGGTTGATAAATGGAAAAAAGGGAGAATGTTCTTTGTGCATGATGGTTGTACATATGGTGAACTTCTTGAAATGGCACAAGAAGATTATGATCTGAACAAGAAAACCGAGAAGGTGGAGCTGACATATTCCTTACCAGACGTACTTTTAGAGCAAATGGGTCCAGATACTCCTCCTATGCATGTCACGAGTGATAGACAAGTACGGAACTTGATCGAGTTATGTAAGACCCACATTGTACgcctttgtgtatcaagccagTGTCAAGTAGAAGCTGGAGGTGACGACGATGCTCAAGAAACTGCTGATGTTGCTGTTGATGCTGATGTGTCTGATAGTGGTGATGAAGGGTTTGATAAAGATTGGAATGAGGCTGATGATGCTCAAGAAACTGATGATGATGCTCAAGAAACTGCTGATGTTTCTGTTGATGCTGATGATGCGGTTGATGCTGTTGATGCTGTAAACTACAGTGATTATGGGAAATTGAAAGATGAGGATTCTGATGATCAAGGGTTTTATGATGGACAACAAGCGGAGTATGCTGGTACTGGAGGAAGATTGATGTCTTTTAATGAAGATATATATGTCGGTCAGAGTTTTGCTAGTAAGGCTGAGCTCGTTGCAAAGCTGAAGTTGGTTGCTGTGAAAGGTAAATTTACGTTCACAGCTTACAAGACAACGAAAACTTTGTACGTGGCTAAGTGTCGTGTTGAAGGATGTGGTTGGAAgctcagagcgagtgtgaagcATGGACCAAAGACATTTTGggtgacaaaatatttgaaaactcaTACATGTTCAGTGGGGGATCGGATGGCTCAACGGAAACAGTATACTCCGAAATATGTTGCTAGACTGTTTATTGAGTCTATTGGGATTATAGATGGGATTACACCGAAGCATATCGAAGATTCGATGCGGAACATGTTTGGTCTGAACCTGGGTTACACCACTTCTTACCGAGCTTTGCTATGTGCCCAAGAGATGGTGAGAGGAACAGCAGAAGATGGATATGAGAATCTGCCTTCTTATTTGCGTCAGATCGAGCAATCGAATCCGGGAACTGTCACATGTCTTGAGAAAGATGATAAGAACCGATTTAAATATCTATTCCTATCTTTTGGAGCTTCGATAGCTGGTTGCAACTATCTTAGGAGGGTTCTTGTGGTAGATGGCACTCatctaagtggaaagtatgaaGGAGTTATGCTAGTTGCTGCTGCCCAAGACGGTAACTTTCAGATTTTTCCATTGGCTTTTGCGATTGTGGATGCGGAAAATGATGATTCGTGGGAATGGTTTTTTACCCAATTGCGGAGATGTGTTTCAGATCAGTATGCTTTGGTGATAGTTTCTGACAGACACAAATCCATTAAGAAGGCGTGTGAGAAGGTTTTCCCTTGGGCAAAGAGAGGAATTTGTTATTATCATCTACAACAGAACATAGTCCAAAAGTTCAAGGGAAAGCACATGTTGTACTTGGTCAAAGGCGCTGCTTATGCACATACGCTCTTCGATTTTAATCGCTACATGGATGAGATACGGAGTATAAACCCAGACCTTGCAACTTATTTGGA includes:
- the LOC130499562 gene encoding uncharacterized protein LOC130499562 — encoded protein: MVNLPVVYGEWVVKGSLWEFVVDKWKKGRMFFVHDGCTYGELLEMAQEDYDLNKKTEKVELTYSLPDVLLEQMGPDTPPMHVTSDRQVRNLIELCKTHIVRLCVSSQCQVEAGGDDDAQETADVAVDADVSDSGDEGFDKDWNEADDAQETDDDAQETADVSVDADDAVDAVDAVNYSDYGKLKDEDSDDQGFYDGQQAEYAGTGGRLMSFNEDIYVGQSFASKAELVAKLKLVAVKGKFTFTAYKTTKTLYVAKCRVEGCGWKLRASVKHGPKTFWVTKYLKTHTCSVGDRMAQRKQYTPKYVARLFIESIGIIDGITPKHIEDSMRNMFGLNLGYTTSYRALLCAQEMVRGTAEDGYENLPSYLRQIEQSNPGTVTCLEKDDKNRFKYLFLSFGASIAGCNYLRRVLVVDGTHLSGKYEGVMLVAAAQDGNFQIFPLAFAIVDAENDDSWEWFFTQLRRCVSDQYALVIVSDRHKSIKKACEKVFPWAKRGICYYHLQQNIVQKFKGKHMLYLVKGAAYAHTLFDFNRYMDEIRSINPDLATYLEDADVSLWSRVHFQGDRYNIKTSNIAESINSALKPARGFPISFLLEFIREKLGRWFFKRREDALSLTSQHSRGVEKILAIREEYADMMKVERIDGWRFVVRGGHRDCIVDLELRRCQCGVFDIEKIPCSHAIAAAKDVNIHVSTLVCQSYSKEYLYAAYAANIYPKSEDLEALKSEDLEAPESEDLEAPKSEDLEASESEDTSPTDEDLEALSKDKEGKDKEASNKHKCLPPAVKRGPGRQKKSRWQTWLEISRMRGNKPRKQHKDYSCSQCKKPGHTRPNCPG